One window from the genome of Methyloradius palustris encodes:
- the priB gene encoding primosomal replication protein N, whose protein sequence is MTNQLVITGEIVQIAEFRYTPAGIPVLSFEIRHVSEQMEADMQRKVECEMSVIAMGKLAEQIRNIKLGELVQLTGFMTKRSLKSTQLTLHLNTLERIN, encoded by the coding sequence GTGACTAATCAATTAGTCATAACTGGTGAGATTGTGCAAATTGCAGAGTTTCGCTACACACCAGCAGGCATACCAGTGTTAAGTTTTGAAATCAGGCATGTGTCGGAACAGATGGAAGCCGACATGCAGCGCAAAGTGGAATGTGAGATGTCTGTAATCGCGATGGGAAAACTAGCGGAACAGATAAGAAACATAAAACTAGGCGAACTGGTTCAACTGACTGGATTTATGACCAAGCGCAGCCTGAAAAGTACACAACTGACTTTACATTTGAATACATTAGAACGAATTAATTAA
- the rpsR gene encoding 30S ribosomal protein S18 encodes MARDMFKRRRYCRFSAEGIKEVDYKDVDLLKDFINENGKIIPARITGTKARYQRQLTTAVKRARFLALLPYTDKH; translated from the coding sequence ATGGCACGTGATATGTTTAAACGCCGCCGCTACTGCCGTTTTTCAGCAGAGGGCATTAAAGAAGTAGATTACAAAGATGTAGATCTGCTTAAAGATTTTATCAACGAAAATGGCAAGATCATTCCTGCGCGTATCACTGGTACAAAAGCAAGATATCAACGTCAGCTAACAACAGCTGTGAAGCGTGCGCGCTTCTTGGCTTTGTTACCATACACTGACAAGCACTAA
- the rplI gene encoding 50S ribosomal protein L9: MQIILLEKVVNLGSLGDVVKVKDGYGRNFLIPQGKAKRATEANKAEFAARRVELEKQQAEILVSAQARGEKLAGFVLQVTQKAGVDGRLFGSVTTGDIAEGLTAKGFEVAKAEVRLPDGPLKIVGDHAVSIALHHDVVVDVTITVIGEA; the protein is encoded by the coding sequence ATGCAAATTATTCTGTTAGAAAAAGTAGTGAATTTGGGTAGCCTTGGTGATGTTGTGAAGGTGAAAGACGGATACGGTCGTAACTTTTTGATCCCTCAAGGTAAAGCAAAGCGTGCTACCGAAGCCAATAAGGCTGAGTTCGCAGCGCGTCGCGTAGAACTTGAAAAACAACAAGCTGAGATTTTGGTTTCAGCACAAGCCCGTGGCGAAAAGCTGGCTGGCTTCGTGTTGCAAGTGACACAAAAAGCTGGTGTAGATGGTCGTTTGTTCGGCTCTGTAACTACTGGCGACATTGCTGAAGGCTTAACTGCTAAAGGCTTTGAAGTGGCTAAGGCTGAAGTACGCTTACCAGATGGTCCATTGAAGATTGTTGGTGACCATGCAGTGAGCATTGCCCTGCACCATGACGTAGTGGTAGATGTCACCATTACCGTAATTGGCGAAGCTTAA
- the dnaB gene encoding replicative DNA helicase produces the protein MADESLDALKLPPHSVEAEQSVLGGLLLENEALDKVADILSSSNFYRHDHRLIFEHIAKLIERNRPADIVTVAESLENAAELSAVGGIAYLGALAQNTPTAANIRRYAEIVHERAVMRKLVEVGSDIAESAYSPQGRDAQQLLDEAEAKIFQIAEGGKRATDGFIDIKVLLPQVADRIDQLFQRDNPSDVTGVSTGYTDLDSKTSGFQPGDLIIVAGRPSMGKTAFSLNIAENVALDSGLPVAVFSMEMAATQLAMRMIGSVGRLDQHRMRTGRLEDEDWIKLTTALGRLNEAPIFIDEGAGLSSFDVRARARRLHRQCGKLGLIVVDYLQLMSAPSGRQGENRATEISEISRSLKALAKELDVPVVALSQLNRSVEQRPDKRPVMSDLRESGAIEQDADLILFIYRDQVYNPDSEDKGTAEIIIAKQRNGPIGMVRLSFLGEHTRFENYASGSGYDH, from the coding sequence ATGGCAGACGAATCCCTAGATGCATTAAAACTCCCCCCTCATTCAGTAGAAGCTGAGCAATCAGTGCTCGGCGGCTTACTGCTTGAAAATGAAGCGCTGGATAAAGTTGCTGACATTCTGTCGTCAAGCAATTTTTATCGGCACGACCATAGGCTGATATTTGAGCATATTGCTAAGTTGATAGAACGCAATCGGCCGGCAGATATTGTGACTGTCGCAGAGTCGCTGGAAAATGCAGCTGAGCTTTCTGCGGTCGGCGGTATTGCCTATCTCGGCGCATTGGCGCAAAACACACCAACCGCTGCCAATATTCGCCGCTATGCAGAAATCGTGCATGAGCGTGCAGTCATGCGCAAGCTTGTGGAAGTCGGTTCGGATATTGCTGAAAGTGCCTATAGTCCACAAGGGCGTGATGCGCAGCAATTGCTGGATGAAGCAGAAGCCAAGATTTTCCAGATTGCAGAGGGTGGTAAGCGTGCAACGGATGGTTTCATCGACATCAAAGTATTATTGCCACAAGTAGCAGACCGTATTGACCAGCTATTTCAGCGCGATAACCCTAGCGATGTGACAGGTGTTTCGACTGGATATACCGACCTTGATTCAAAGACATCTGGCTTCCAGCCTGGCGATTTGATCATTGTGGCTGGTCGACCCTCTATGGGTAAAACTGCTTTCTCACTGAATATTGCCGAGAATGTAGCGTTGGATAGTGGTTTGCCCGTAGCCGTATTCTCTATGGAAATGGCTGCCACACAGCTTGCTATGCGGATGATAGGTTCCGTAGGGCGCTTGGATCAGCACCGCATGCGTACTGGGCGCCTTGAAGATGAAGACTGGATCAAGCTGACTACCGCGCTTGGCCGCTTGAATGAGGCGCCTATCTTTATAGATGAGGGCGCAGGTTTAAGCTCATTTGACGTGCGCGCCAGGGCACGTAGATTACATCGCCAGTGTGGCAAGTTAGGCTTGATTGTTGTCGATTACTTGCAGTTGATGTCAGCACCTTCTGGTCGCCAGGGTGAAAATCGGGCTACTGAAATCTCTGAAATTTCTCGCTCACTTAAAGCATTGGCCAAAGAGCTGGATGTGCCAGTAGTAGCGCTTTCACAGCTTAACCGGAGCGTTGAGCAACGCCCTGATAAACGACCTGTGATGTCTGACTTGCGTGAATCCGGTGCGATTGAGCAGGATGCAGACTTGATCCTCTTTATTTACCGCGATCAGGTATATAACCCGGATAGTGAAGATAAAGGTACGGCTGAAATCATCATCGCCAAGCAGCGTAATGGCCCTATTGGTATGGTCAGACTATCATTCCTCGGCGAACACACGCGCTTTGAGAACTACGCCTCTGGTTCTGGCTACGATCATTAA
- the alr gene encoding alanine racemase, with product MRPILATIHLDALRHNLAIVKKIAPKSNVMAVVKANAYGHGLLRVAKGLAETDGFAVLGINEAISLREAGYKQTIMLLEGVFEADELELAAQWALSIVVHNEQQMAILENVVLSQPIEIFLKMNTGMNRLGFRPQVYATQIQRLSKLANVKNIVMMTHFAAADEDSGISEALAKFHEATQTFSYQTSVANSAALLRYPESHTDWVRPGIMLYGATPVSGQAATSFGLKPAMQLTTEIIAVQTLQAGESVGYGHTFTAKELTRVGIVACGYADGYPRHAPSGTPIAINGKVTKTLGRVSMDMLFADISDILEADVGSAVELWGAQVTVDAVAEASGTVGYELLCAVAPRVPFEVIETHG from the coding sequence ATGCGGCCAATTCTAGCCACAATTCATCTTGACGCTCTGCGCCATAATCTGGCGATTGTTAAAAAGATTGCTCCAAAGTCCAATGTCATGGCTGTCGTCAAAGCTAATGCGTATGGGCATGGCTTGTTGCGCGTGGCGAAGGGGCTAGCTGAAACAGATGGCTTTGCCGTACTTGGTATCAATGAAGCCATCAGCCTGCGCGAGGCAGGATACAAGCAAACAATTATGCTGTTGGAAGGCGTGTTTGAGGCAGACGAGTTGGAATTGGCCGCTCAGTGGGCTTTAAGCATTGTGGTACATAATGAACAGCAGATGGCAATACTTGAAAATGTAGTACTTTCACAGCCCATAGAAATTTTCCTGAAAATGAATACGGGCATGAATCGCCTTGGATTTAGGCCTCAAGTATATGCGACACAAATCCAGCGTTTATCAAAATTAGCGAATGTTAAGAACATAGTCATGATGACGCACTTCGCCGCTGCAGATGAAGATAGCGGCATTTCCGAAGCGTTAGCCAAATTCCATGAAGCAACCCAAACCTTTAGTTACCAGACATCCGTGGCTAACTCCGCTGCCTTGCTACGCTATCCAGAAAGTCATACGGACTGGGTTCGTCCAGGCATCATGCTGTATGGCGCTACTCCAGTTTCTGGTCAGGCAGCAACAAGTTTTGGTCTGAAACCTGCAATGCAACTGACTACCGAGATTATTGCCGTACAGACTTTACAAGCGGGCGAGAGTGTTGGCTACGGCCACACATTTACGGCAAAAGAATTGACGCGAGTGGGCATTGTCGCCTGCGGCTATGCAGATGGGTATCCCCGCCACGCGCCAAGTGGCACGCCAATTGCGATCAATGGCAAAGTCACCAAGACATTGGGCCGTGTTTCCATGGATATGTTGTTTGCTGACATTAGCGACATTCTAGAAGCTGATGTTGGCAGTGCTGTTGAATTATGGGGCGCGCAGGTTACTGTTGATGCAGTAGCCGAAGCCTCTGGCACAGTTGGTTATGAATTGTTGTGTGCCGTGGCTCCACGTGTACCTTTTGAGGTGATTGAAACGCATGGCTAA
- the radA gene encoding DNA repair protein RadA encodes MAKAKTIYTCTECGGQSPKWQGQCPSCMAWNTLVETIAEAPTVNRYASLAPTAGLQKLSEVEAAEILRQPTGISEFDRVLGGGLVPGGVVLIGGDPGIGKSTLLLQTLCHVGKQRKALYVSGEESPQQIAMRARRLELDASPVELLAEIQLEKILTVLQTHKPDIAVIDSIQTVYSELLQSAPGSVAQVRECSAQLTRAAKQLGITVILVGHVTKEGSLAGPRVLEHIVDTVLYFEGDQNSSFRLIRAFKNRFGAVNELGVFAMTEKGLREVSNPSALFLSHHAEQVAGSCITVTQEGTRPLLIEIQALVDEAHAPNPKRLCVGLEQNRLAMLLAVLHRHAGVACFDQDVFINAVGGVKIAEPAVDLAVLLSIVSSLKNKSLDNKLVVFGEVGLAGEVRPVQRGQERLKEAAKLGFTKAIVPKANAPKQPIKGIEVIGVERLEEALNHLRNH; translated from the coding sequence ATGGCTAAAGCAAAGACGATCTATACCTGCACCGAATGCGGCGGACAATCGCCCAAATGGCAAGGTCAATGCCCAAGTTGCATGGCCTGGAATACCTTGGTGGAGACGATTGCAGAGGCGCCTACCGTTAATCGCTATGCCTCTTTAGCGCCCACCGCTGGCTTACAGAAGCTATCAGAGGTTGAAGCTGCGGAAATTCTACGGCAACCTACAGGTATTAGTGAGTTTGATCGTGTGCTTGGTGGTGGGCTTGTACCAGGCGGCGTTGTTTTAATTGGCGGTGATCCAGGAATTGGTAAGTCCACATTGCTGCTGCAAACGCTCTGCCATGTGGGCAAGCAACGCAAAGCCCTATATGTGAGTGGTGAAGAATCTCCACAACAGATTGCCATGCGTGCTAGGCGGCTGGAGTTGGATGCAAGCCCAGTAGAATTGCTGGCCGAAATCCAGCTTGAAAAAATTCTGACCGTACTACAAACGCATAAGCCTGATATTGCCGTGATTGATTCGATTCAAACGGTATATTCGGAGTTATTGCAGTCTGCGCCTGGCTCTGTGGCACAGGTGCGCGAGTGCTCGGCGCAGCTTACGCGTGCTGCCAAGCAGTTAGGGATTACGGTTATATTGGTTGGCCACGTTACCAAAGAAGGTTCGCTGGCTGGGCCACGTGTACTTGAGCATATCGTTGATACCGTCCTCTATTTCGAGGGTGATCAGAACTCCAGTTTTCGATTGATACGCGCTTTCAAGAATCGCTTTGGCGCAGTCAATGAACTGGGCGTGTTTGCCATGACAGAGAAAGGTTTGCGCGAAGTCAGCAATCCATCAGCCTTATTTTTATCGCATCACGCGGAGCAGGTCGCTGGTTCTTGCATTACGGTAACGCAAGAGGGTACCAGGCCGTTACTCATTGAGATTCAGGCGCTAGTGGACGAAGCCCATGCGCCTAATCCTAAACGCTTGTGTGTAGGGCTTGAGCAAAACCGATTGGCCATGTTGTTGGCAGTGCTGCATCGCCATGCTGGCGTGGCCTGTTTCGATCAGGATGTATTTATTAACGCAGTTGGTGGGGTCAAGATAGCGGAGCCAGCAGTCGATTTGGCTGTGCTTTTATCTATCGTTTCTTCTTTAAAAAACAAATCACTAGATAACAAACTTGTTGTATTTGGTGAGGTTGGATTGGCGGGGGAAGTACGCCCTGTTCAACGTGGGCAAGAGCGCCTTAAAGAAGCCGCAAAACTGGGGTTTACCAAGGCTATTGTGCCTAAAGCCAATGCGCCCAAGCAGCCTATCAAAGGGATCGAAGTGATTGGTGTAGAACGTCTGGAAGAAGCTTTAAACCACTTACGGAATCATTAA
- a CDS encoding SDR family NAD(P)-dependent oxidoreductase: MLSTRAVKYPTSSYKHKPQHLQERVIMVTGAGQGLGRVAALSFAAEGATVILVGRKLDKLEKVYDEILVQNSPEPIIFVMDFDKAEEQEYANMAEAIYKQLGRLDGILHNATHFDNLSPLEIQTTKQLERMMRVNVSAPFAMTKACLPLLKESPDASVIFTSTSAANKPTAYWGMHAISKHAADYMMKIWASELEKFPYLRLNTVIPGAIQTPQRKKSHPGEVHDDLPETKSAMPIYHFLMGKDGKGISGKIFEAKSLKLAANQLEVKPSV; encoded by the coding sequence ATGCTGAGCACCCGCGCCGTTAAATACCCTACTTCCAGCTATAAACATAAACCACAGCATTTACAAGAGCGTGTGATCATGGTCACGGGCGCTGGTCAAGGCTTAGGCCGAGTAGCCGCGCTAAGCTTTGCGGCAGAAGGCGCGACTGTGATTCTGGTCGGCAGAAAACTAGATAAACTCGAAAAAGTTTATGATGAAATTCTGGTGCAAAATTCACCCGAGCCTATCATCTTTGTAATGGATTTCGACAAAGCCGAGGAGCAGGAATATGCCAACATGGCCGAGGCCATCTACAAGCAATTAGGCCGCCTAGATGGTATTTTGCATAACGCCACGCATTTTGATAATTTAAGCCCACTGGAAATTCAAACTACCAAACAGCTAGAACGCATGATGCGCGTCAACGTCAGCGCACCATTCGCCATGACTAAAGCCTGTTTGCCACTTTTGAAAGAATCGCCAGACGCCTCTGTAATTTTCACATCCACTAGTGCCGCTAACAAACCAACAGCTTACTGGGGCATGCATGCCATCAGTAAACACGCAGCCGATTACATGATGAAAATATGGGCATCAGAGTTAGAGAAATTTCCATATTTGCGGCTCAATACGGTAATCCCAGGTGCAATTCAAACACCGCAACGCAAGAAATCACACCCTGGTGAGGTGCATGACGACCTGCCAGAAACCAAGAGCGCAATGCCGATTTATCACTTTTTAATGGGTAAAGATGGCAAAGGGATCAGCGGTAAGATATTTGAAGCAAAAAGCCTGAAGCTTGCTGCCAACCAGCTTGAGGTTAAACCTTCTGTCTGA
- a CDS encoding phage holin family protein, which produces MSPALSDFLIHWAIMSLSLWVASFIFKGVKFSSRSSLFISALLLGFVNAIIRPIMLVLTFPLTLLTLGFFILIVNALMIMLVAKLVSGFKLSGFWTAFFVSIFIAIFGFCIELLLPSQGIAVIQHTNTISV; this is translated from the coding sequence ATGAGCCCTGCTTTATCTGACTTTTTAATCCATTGGGCCATCATGAGCCTGTCTTTGTGGGTTGCCAGCTTTATATTCAAAGGCGTTAAATTCTCAAGCCGTTCTTCACTGTTTATCTCCGCGCTGCTACTTGGTTTTGTGAACGCTATTATTCGGCCAATAATGCTTGTACTGACATTTCCTTTAACATTGCTGACCTTGGGATTCTTCATCCTGATAGTTAACGCATTGATGATCATGCTCGTAGCCAAACTAGTAAGTGGCTTTAAGCTATCAGGCTTTTGGACTGCCTTTTTCGTCAGTATTTTTATCGCAATTTTCGGTTTTTGCATTGAGCTTTTACTGCCTAGCCAAGGCATTGCTGTCATTCAGCATACCAACACCATTTCCGTCTAA
- the hpnE gene encoding hydroxysqualene dehydroxylase HpnE, which translates to MGKELAARVAVIGGGCAGLAAASRLAENGINVTLYEASPHLGGRARGLSWKGLRLDNGQHILLGAYSETLCLLKLAGVDEATALLRLPLQLTMHGAFELKACTLLPAPLHILAGLLSAKGLSWSERFAAIRFMVWMRLTNFTLLHDETLESLFTRKSQPARLVQLLWEPLCLAALNTPLNKASANVFLSVLRDSFARKKQDSDMLLPRCDLSALIADPLAAYIEQQGGAVKTHAPINQVLKATSGFALITDAGESLEYSHVVMAVSPFRLSTLTSELSEYTESRQLTEQLSYQPIYTVYLQYAENTSLATPMQGLTGGISQWVFDRGQLYGQQGLLAVVVSAEGSHQAITQEALAIAVADELAAAFPHLGQPLWHKVIAEKRATFSCEANILRPHQVTVIPNLYLAGDYTAGDYPATIEGAIRSGVQCANYIIGSTQ; encoded by the coding sequence ATGGGTAAAGAACTAGCTGCACGCGTTGCCGTCATCGGTGGCGGTTGTGCAGGTTTAGCCGCAGCAAGCAGACTGGCAGAGAACGGGATTAACGTCACGCTTTACGAAGCCAGCCCCCATCTGGGTGGTCGTGCCCGTGGCCTCAGTTGGAAAGGTCTGCGCCTGGATAATGGCCAACACATTCTGCTCGGCGCTTACAGCGAAACTCTGTGTTTGCTAAAACTTGCTGGCGTAGATGAGGCAACCGCATTATTGCGCTTGCCTTTGCAACTCACTATGCATGGGGCTTTTGAGCTTAAAGCCTGCACTTTGTTGCCTGCACCATTGCATATACTGGCAGGCCTGCTAAGCGCAAAAGGATTGTCCTGGAGCGAACGTTTTGCCGCGATTCGTTTTATGGTCTGGATGCGCCTAACCAACTTCACCCTGCTACATGATGAAACCCTAGAAAGCCTGTTCACACGAAAGTCACAGCCTGCCAGATTGGTGCAATTACTATGGGAACCCTTATGCCTGGCAGCACTGAATACGCCGCTGAACAAAGCCAGTGCAAATGTCTTCCTCAGTGTATTGCGTGATAGCTTTGCCAGGAAAAAACAGGATAGCGACATGCTGCTGCCCCGTTGCGACCTGTCTGCGCTCATCGCTGACCCATTGGCTGCTTACATCGAACAACAAGGCGGTGCAGTTAAAACCCATGCGCCTATCAATCAGGTTTTGAAAGCGACCTCTGGTTTTGCCTTGATTACCGATGCGGGCGAAAGCCTTGAATACAGTCATGTGGTCATGGCGGTTTCACCATTCAGGTTATCTACCCTGACCAGTGAACTGAGTGAATATACAGAAAGTAGGCAACTTACTGAGCAACTAAGTTACCAGCCCATCTATACCGTCTATCTGCAATATGCAGAAAATACCAGCTTGGCTACACCAATGCAGGGATTAACGGGTGGCATCAGCCAATGGGTATTTGATCGTGGTCAACTATATGGCCAGCAAGGTCTGCTAGCAGTAGTGGTCAGTGCTGAAGGATCGCATCAAGCGATTACACAAGAGGCTTTGGCCATTGCAGTCGCTGATGAACTGGCAGCTGCGTTTCCACATTTAGGTCAACCCTTGTGGCATAAGGTGATTGCTGAAAAACGCGCTACATTCTCTTGTGAAGCCAATATCCTGCGTCCGCACCAAGTCACGGTTATTCCTAATTTATATCTGGCTGGTGACTACACTGCTGGCGATTACCCCGCTACTATTGAGGGCGCTATCCGTAGCGGCGTACAATGTGCGAATTACATTATCGGTAGCACGCAATGA
- the hpnD gene encoding presqualene diphosphate synthase HpnD: protein MTPQEYCQQKAAASGSSFYYSFMFLPKPRREAITALYAFCREVDDIADECQDIDIARTKLAWWRAEISNLYAGKPQHPVTKALATPVKSYALQEQHFQEIIDGMEMDLNQSRYVDFDELQVYCYRVASVVGILAASIFGYSNPATLLYAHDLGLAFQLTNITRDVGEDARRDRIYLPLEELEKFSVTEHDILQGHESDKVKQLLDFQIARAESYYDKAFNQLPAEDRKAQRTGLIMAAIYRAVLDEIKLDGAQKVLNSRTSLTPLRKLWLAWITWVKN from the coding sequence ATGACCCCACAAGAATATTGCCAGCAAAAAGCCGCTGCTAGCGGTTCCAGTTTTTACTATAGCTTTATGTTTCTTCCAAAACCGCGGCGCGAGGCGATTACTGCGCTCTACGCGTTTTGTCGCGAAGTAGATGATATTGCCGACGAATGCCAAGATATAGACATCGCACGCACTAAACTAGCTTGGTGGCGTGCCGAGATTAGTAATCTCTATGCAGGAAAACCGCAACATCCCGTCACCAAAGCACTAGCTACGCCTGTTAAAAGTTACGCGCTGCAAGAACAGCATTTCCAGGAAATCATCGATGGTATGGAGATGGATTTAAACCAGAGCCGTTATGTCGATTTTGACGAACTGCAAGTCTACTGTTACCGCGTTGCTAGCGTTGTTGGCATCCTTGCAGCCTCCATATTCGGGTATAGCAACCCTGCTACCCTGCTCTACGCACACGATCTTGGCCTAGCTTTCCAGCTGACTAATATCACGCGTGATGTAGGCGAAGATGCCCGCCGTGACCGTATCTATTTACCGCTGGAAGAGCTAGAGAAATTTAGTGTTACCGAGCATGATATCCTGCAGGGACACGAATCAGACAAGGTTAAGCAATTACTCGACTTTCAGATTGCAAGAGCTGAAAGCTATTACGACAAAGCCTTCAACCAATTGCCAGCGGAAGACCGCAAAGCCCAGCGCACAGGCTTGATCATGGCCGCCATCTATCGCGCGGTGCTGGATGAAATCAAACTGGATGGTGCGCAAAAAGTGCTCAACTCACGTACTTCACTCACCCCGCTACGTAAACTATGGCTGGCCTGGATCACATGGGTAAAGAACTAG
- the hpnC gene encoding squalene synthase HpnC encodes MNSPNSANQDATQASLALASTHYENFPVASILLPMRLRKPIGLIYAFARQADDFADEGDLTPEQRLELLNGFKLELDKIANNQASESALFTAIKAMVTEYDLPLAPFYDLLDAFSQDVVKSRYQNFGEVIDYCRRSANPVGRLLLHLYGYATPRNIGLGDAICSALQIINFLQDVAIDYKKDRIYFPLDEMEKYKVTEKQIANGETHGTWPMFMEFEIDRARRLLQSGAPLGLVLPGRIGLEMRMIIAGGERILHKLHKSRGDIYSQRPVLNTRDWLYMGYRAITKR; translated from the coding sequence ATGAATAGCCCCAACTCCGCAAATCAAGATGCCACGCAAGCAAGCCTAGCACTCGCTAGTACGCATTATGAAAACTTCCCCGTAGCATCTATTTTATTGCCGATGCGATTACGCAAACCTATCGGCCTGATTTACGCCTTTGCCAGGCAAGCCGATGACTTTGCTGATGAAGGCGATTTAACACCTGAGCAACGCCTGGAATTATTGAATGGTTTCAAACTTGAGCTGGATAAAATCGCCAATAATCAAGCCAGTGAATCCGCCTTGTTTACTGCGATTAAAGCCATGGTCACTGAATACGATCTGCCCCTGGCACCCTTTTACGATTTACTTGATGCATTCAGCCAAGACGTAGTGAAATCCCGCTACCAGAACTTTGGTGAAGTCATTGACTACTGCCGCCGCTCCGCCAATCCGGTTGGCCGCTTGCTTCTCCATTTGTATGGCTACGCAACGCCCCGCAATATAGGCCTTGGGGATGCCATCTGTAGCGCCTTGCAAATCATCAACTTCCTGCAGGATGTCGCCATTGATTACAAAAAAGATCGCATTTACTTTCCATTAGATGAAATGGAAAAATATAAAGTGACAGAGAAACAGATCGCCAATGGTGAGACCCATGGCACATGGCCCATGTTTATGGAATTTGAGATTGATCGCGCGCGCCGCCTACTGCAATCTGGCGCCCCCCTCGGTCTGGTGCTACCAGGCCGTATCGGCCTCGAAATGCGCATGATTATTGCGGGTGGCGAGCGCATTTTGCATAAACTCCATAAATCACGTGGCGATATATACAGCCAACGGCCTGTACTGAATACTCGCGATTGGCTGTATATGGGTTACCGTGCCATCACTAAACGCTAA
- a CDS encoding S-methyl-5'-thioinosine phosphorylase, whose translation MLGIIGGTGLTQLANLTITGRQLIRTPYGEPSGPLLFGEMCGHPVIFLARHGNGHTIPPHAVNYRANMWALQSEGVTDIVAVATVGGIHETLKPSTVVVPDQIIDYTHGRKNTFYDGVDKLVKHIDFTEPYSEKLIDLCKQAAQLANESLIDGGVYACVQGPRLETAAEINRLERDGATMVGMTGMPEAVLARELEINYAAICPVANYAAGRGNSLHGIKYEDIGAVLDETMHRVRNLIEQVVIIYGH comes from the coding sequence ATGCTAGGCATTATAGGCGGCACGGGTTTAACCCAATTAGCCAACCTGACGATCACAGGCCGTCAACTCATCCGCACACCGTATGGCGAGCCATCTGGCCCGCTCTTGTTTGGTGAGATGTGTGGTCATCCAGTGATCTTTTTGGCACGCCATGGTAATGGTCATACCATACCGCCACATGCTGTGAACTATCGCGCTAATATGTGGGCATTACAATCTGAAGGCGTGACTGATATCGTCGCTGTAGCCACTGTTGGTGGCATTCATGAGACCTTAAAGCCGAGTACGGTGGTAGTGCCAGATCAGATTATCGATTACACCCATGGCCGTAAAAATACGTTTTACGATGGCGTTGATAAATTGGTAAAACATATCGATTTTACTGAACCTTATAGCGAAAAACTAATAGACTTATGTAAACAGGCCGCTCAGCTAGCCAATGAATCATTAATCGATGGTGGAGTCTATGCCTGTGTGCAAGGCCCTAGGCTAGAAACAGCTGCAGAGATCAATCGGCTTGAACGTGATGGCGCAACGATGGTGGGCATGACAGGGATGCCGGAAGCAGTGTTAGCAAGGGAATTGGAAATCAACTATGCTGCAATTTGCCCTGTAGCCAACTACGCAGCAGGCCGCGGCAACAGCCTGCACGGTATTAAATATGAAGATATAGGCGCTGTGCTGGATGAAACCATGCATCGTGTACGAAACTTAATTGAACAGGTGGTGATTATTTATGGCCATTAA
- the def gene encoding peptide deformylase: MAIKTVLRMGDPILLQRALPVESFDTPELHALIQDMEDTMAHMDGAGIAAPQIGVSLRVVIFGVGKNPRYPDAEQVPYTVLINPILSQVDNEMDEGWEGCLSVPGMRGVVPRFTNLRYTGFDQYGNVIDRTVSGFHARVVQHECDHLDGILYPMRIEDLRTFGFTDVLFPDMDIADD, from the coding sequence ATGGCCATTAAAACTGTATTACGCATGGGCGACCCTATCCTGTTACAAAGAGCGTTGCCTGTTGAATCATTCGACACACCAGAATTACACGCCTTGATTCAGGATATGGAAGATACCATGGCGCATATGGATGGTGCTGGTATCGCAGCGCCTCAGATTGGTGTGAGCTTGCGTGTGGTGATATTTGGCGTAGGCAAGAATCCGCGTTATCCCGATGCTGAGCAGGTGCCTTATACCGTTTTGATTAACCCCATATTAAGCCAAGTGGATAATGAAATGGATGAGGGCTGGGAAGGCTGCCTTTCAGTTCCTGGCATGCGCGGCGTAGTACCGCGGTTTACTAATCTGCGATACACGGGCTTTGACCAGTATGGAAACGTTATAGACCGCACAGTCAGTGGCTTCCATGCACGCGTTGTACAGCATGAATGTGATCATCTGGACGGCATTCTTTACCCAATGCGCATAGAAGATTTACGCACTTTCGGCTTCACTGATGTACTTTTTCCTGACATGGACATAGCCGATGACTGA